A stretch of Besnoitia besnoiti strain Bb-Ger1 chromosome V, whole genome shotgun sequence DNA encodes these proteins:
- a CDS encoding hypothetical protein (encoded by transcript BESB_061710) gives MEGALDSSLSGWLIFGLMALIAIVGALRLWLQERRGSREKASFFKQAEDVLSFPEPTEAINEYEVAREDAFDDMVKEGKADKDAEDLPEGALPETSWLRRISADHKKKLKLLLLRRALANVPRWAGLSQEINAKFRLYRHGLLSEETWSSFARAQDSLQAELDYLRLEAECLEPQWGDRVLKDAMLLYRLQQTKEAQQKEQEQEAKKRAAMQKQELIVQQQKKDAMERKAEKRADSLIKEEEGKQKKKASR, from the coding sequence ATGGAGGGAGCGCTGGATAGCTCGCTGAGTGGCTGGTTGATTTTCGGGCTCATGGCGTTGATCGCCATTGTAGGGGCTCTACGTCTGTGGCTGCAAGAGCGGCGAGGCTCTCGGGAGAAGGCCTCGTTTTTCAAGCAAGCTGAAGACGTCCTGTCCTTCCCGGAGCCAACCGAAGCGATCAATGAGTACGAAgtggcgcgcgaggatgCGTTTGACGACATGGTGAAGGAAGGTAAGGCGGATAAGGACGCCGAGGACCTTCCAGAGGGCGCGCTCCCTGAGACCAGTTGGCTGCGCCGGATCTCTGCTGACCACAAGAAGAAACTgaagctgcttcttctgcgcaggGCGCTCGCGAACGTGCCACGCTGGGCGGGGCTCTCCCAGGAAATCAACGCCAAGTTCCGGCTGTATCGCCACGGCCTGCTCAGCGAAGAGACCTGGTCAAgcttcgcgcgggcgcaggacTCGCTGCAGGCAGAACTCGACTACTTGCGCCTGGAGGCAGAGTGCCTCGAGCCGCAGTGGGGTGACCGCGTGCTGAAGGACGCCATGCTGCTGTaccggctgcagcagaccaAAGAAGCCCAGCAGAAGGAACAGGAgcaagaggcgaagaagcgcgccgcGATGCAGAAGCAAGAGCTGAtcgtgcagcagcagaagaaggacgccatggagaggaaggcggagaaacgCGCAGACTCCCTTAtcaaagaggaagaaggaaagcagaagaagaaagcgtcTCGATAA